The stretch of DNA ATAGAGTTAATGTGGAAACAAAAGTGTAGATGaataaagataaaaaagaggGGAAAGAATTTTGAAACGCAAGAAAAGATGCAGCTAAACTGGTTCAGCATCGCTAGCCTCGTCCTTGAGGAAGAGGGACCTTACCTGGTGTAATAACCTGCTTCCTTTCTGCACAATTACATAACTGTACTAGTATTCAGTAGGCGAATGAGCAGAAGGTAagtggaaagagaaaaatgggATTTACTGTCTGATAAACCAACGCTTGCCAGAATAGCAGTGAAAGTGAGAATGTTTGCCGCTCAGAGGTTCACCCTGAATGCTAGGATGGTGGTTTAACTTGAGGAGTCGCCATCAAATTGGATAACGAGGAATAATGCGGCCTTTTAGCCCTAGTATTTGAATTTGTTTCCAGCAGGAACTACGTCTATCTGTAAGCGTCCTACCTATAAGTTACCATTCAGGATCTTATCCAGCGAATGATCAGAGAATGTGCACTGACCACCTATATTTCATCTCACGTCGAACTATAGGATTTTGGTGCACATAATATTTTACTCGAAATGGTCTGTGGTGGTGCTTTCGATGTGAGTAGTTTTTTACCATCAAGTCGGCTTCAACTAATTGACTGTTTTGAAAGCCCGTTGTCACGGGGCACCAGGCTTACCTTCACAGCATGTAATTCTTACCATCGGAGAACAATCGAAGAATTTTATTACAATATAACCAACCAAACAATAAacccaaaaaagagaaagacgaATCAAACGATAACCAAGTCCATTAGTAGTGACGATGTGAACCCAAGTACTTGTCCAGCTTGCACATTTTATCCAAAGTCGCTATTTGTAGAGTGAGCGAGACACTTGACAATGACAGACATGGATTATACGCACGCGGAACGAAGCTCTGCTCAATACCCTTGATATCTTCAGCAAAGACAAGCGAAAGGCCCCTGTCAAATCATCGTTAGATACCCAAATACCGTCCAAACCACGTTGGACTTACATCTCCAAATGCCAGTCAATATGACTTGAATAAAGCTTAGTTTAcagatgttgaagatggtgTGAGATCACGAACCAATGCAAAAACCAGGGACCAGCGTTGTCAGTCACGAACCGGATCGTGACTTTGTCGTTCGGACTGCCAGTTCCCATACTGACGACATCGCGTATGACTGGGTTACGGAAGTTATAGACGTCGCTGCCGGCGCTTCGAACAACGTGGAATGTATGCtgtacaaacaaaaaaaaatcagcaAGCCATCAAACAACCATTAAAAAATAACGTACTCCgtgaagatggaaaggatgCTGTATCGACGGCTGTCAGAAACAACTCGCTAATAAACCAAAATACTCACAGGGCTTCCGATGGCTTCTCCCGTCAGGACAAGCTCGATGACCTTGTTAGGCGGCAACTCGATGTACCCTCCCGGCTTCAAAATTTGCTGAGGCCTGTAAGCCTTGCTCGTGAGCTGCAAAAGCGTAGGAAGACTCGGAGTCTCGTATGTGATATTGTTGATCAGCCACTCCTCAGCCACAGTATCCAACGAGACAAACAACGGCAGGTTCACATCCGCGTGGCCTGGAATAGGGATTCCCGGAGCCGGGATATTATGCAGTGGGTGTAGCTGCATCTCATCGAGCAATGGGAGAACCGGGACGACGTTTTTGGTTCTGGGATACGTCTCTGGAGCACCCACGTAGCGCAGAATAGCAGAGTTGGCAAAGTTGGTAGTGCCAGCGTATCCGGCGCTCGGGATGGAATGGATCCAATAATTATCCTTGATCTGGTTGGCGTGCAGCACAAACGAATATCTCTGGCCTGCGAAAATGCGAAGAGCTTGAACCGTCACAGGCTTCACATTCTCTCCGTCGGCTTCGATGATGGTCTATTATCCCATTTGAGCGACACCTTGTACTGATATGGAAAGCACACCTACCATGTTATGTCCCCCGATAGAGAAATCGTAGAATGGGTCGCAAGACATTGAAATCAGCCTGAACCTGTACCGCTTTCCCTGTTTTACGTTGATAACAGCGAGTGGGGTTTCAGTTCCGTTCTCCTGTCGGCCTAATCCGTTGATAAGATTAGAACCTGGAGCAGGGGGGATGCCTCTAGGTACATCTTTAGCGTAGACATGATACCTATAGTCCGATGTTCAGCCAGTTCCGCACCCAAAGGTGCAGGGATACATACCAATCTGCGAGCGTAATGATAGTAGAATCTGAAGTCAAAGTTACTGAGCCATTCTTTGTTTTACTGCGAGTTCAAAAATGCATACCATCATCTACATCATATCTTCATCGATCGTGAGCTTTTATCCACCGTTGAGTAGAAAACAATACCTACAGGTGCTCGTGAGGGTCTTCTGGGTCATAGATGACCATGGGGCCTCTAAGTCCGTCGCAATATTGAGTAGCTAACAAAATCAAGTTATATACAACatctcttcaacttcaagccCACAAACGCAAGGACTCACAATGATGTGAATGGTACCAAAAAGTTCCCGCCTGATCCGGAACCTTGAATTGATAACGGAAAGAGTAATCCGGAGGGATGGGGCACTGCGTCACACCCACAGGCCCGTCCGCCCAACTGCTGTTCCTCTGGAAAAAGCCATGCCAGTGCTGTTGTTCATCGTATTCCGATGTTAGAATTATTCACAGTGATCAACACTATCAACCAAAAGGCACACACAATGCTGGTATTCCTAAGCATCCGGTCGTCGTTGAGCTGGTTGATGACGTTGATATCGAAGGAGTCGCCCTGAAATAATCATTATGGCAGCAGTCGATGGCGAGTAGAGCATTGTGTGTATACCTTTTTTCCTTTAATTAATGGTCCAGGAAACTCAAGCGATACCTTCTTGCATGGCTCAGAATCTCCCGGAGCTCGTTCCGGATCTTCACAAGCTCCCGCTAGAGCAGCTCTAATAATGAACGCATTCAGCGATGTATATATCATTAAACGAAAGCTAAGCTTACGAGCGCCAATAACCATCCGGAGAAATCTTCTTATTTCCGATGTAGAGGTCCGAGGAAGGGCCTAGTACAGAGGAAAACGCACCAGTGGCCGCTACGAGGGTAAGCAAGAAAGTAGGAAGGGGCCGCATACTGATATACCGTCAATGAAAATCGCGCGAAGCTGCTTCATGACTTTATACGCTCTTCACGATTGAATTGAAGAAACACCTCTGCGGCTGGAGGTCGAACGGCCTACTCACAAACAGTCTCTGACGGGCGAACTTGTAGAGAGTAGAAAGTGAAAGCTTGAGCCGTCCGTTTGTCCCGCACGTAGTTGCCTGTAGTCACCTTCGACCTCGCAGGAACGTTACCTAGAACTCTAGACCCTCGCAATACCACATCCCATTTCGTGTTTGCCTGACTTTTTGGATCAAGGATCGACTCGAGCACATGGCGGCTCCACAGCGCCTAATGGGTTCAAAAAGGGAAGGTGCATATTTGGTTCGACTCCGAAACCTTGGCACGGACGTTGGATGCTCGATCGGTCGCCATAAAGCGCACATAGCCTCTACACGAGAACGCGACAAATGTGTCTGTGAGTGGAATTGAAGCTAATCCTCAGCGAAACGTCTCTGAGAGCCTGTTCCACTTCCGCATGGCATGGTTGTTGACAAGAAATGCGCGTTAGTGATCAGGATCAGGCACGTCGGCTATACCCGAAGTGAGCTAAGCCGAGGGTCTAGGCCCGTGCACGAGTCTAATTAAGGCAATTCTGCTTGCGAGTGGCTCTTGCTAGTGTCGGCTTGAGCCTTGCGATGAGTGATCCGAAACCAGCATGCCTTTGGCATAAGCGCCCGCAATAGGCCTACATATATTCAAAGAGTTATCCAGTATATTCATCACTGAAAATTGACTAACAACAGATAGCAGACGTAGGATCTCAATCAAGGGCAGAAAAGACATTTACAAGTAGGCAATACAATTAACATGAACTACGTGTTTCCAAAAATTATTAGACTACATACATTGTTACATTCCAAGCGGGGCCGCAGAGGGAAAAGGGATGAATACCAAATTACATAAGCGTCGTCTCAAAGGGTGTTCAGTTGAACACTTGAGGTGGCTGTTCGTCGAATATTGGGCAAAGCTGATCAAACGAAGCTGAGTAAAACATGTCAGTATGATGGTACACCTTCTATTTTAAATAACGATGAGCTTACGTGGATGACGGCTTGAAGCAATACCCGGAATGTTTTCTGCAAAGACGATTGCTAAGCCCCTGAATATTACAAGTGGATAAGTATGTGTACGCCCGGAATTTTAGATGACCCCTTACAATTGGAGATGCCAGTCAATGTGACTTGATTAAAAATAAATCAGGCAGCTGATAACAGAGGACACTCAATGGGCGTACCAGTGGAAAATCCATGGTCCAGCATTGTCTGTTACAAATCGAATGGTTACGTTGTCGCCTGCACTACCAAGGCTGACCACGTCGCGTATAACCGGATTGACATAGTTATCGACAGTGCTTCCAGCGCTCCGAATTACATGGAAGTTGTGCTGGGTAAATTATTATGAGCGTTTAAGCCGGCCTTAAATTGTATATGCATACCCCATGAAGATGGAACGGATGCTATTTAAATGCACGATGAGGACCACGATCGCTACGTAGATCGTATAAGAATAACTCACAGGGCTTCCAGCAGCGCCACCAGGTAAAGAAACTTCAATGACCTTGTTAGGAGGCAAGACATATACGTCGCCTTCCGGGAGGAGTTCCTGTGGCGTATACTTCTTGCTCAAAATCTGCAGAAGCACTGGCAAGGAAGGCGGCTTGAAAGTGGCGTTATTCACATTGAAAGCTGTTCCGTTGAATTGAATGTTGAGATTAATATTAACATCAGCGGCTCCGCGCTGTGCGACACCGGGAACGCCGCCATTAGAAAGAGGATGGAGATTAGTTTCCAATAAAGGATTGTTAGTCGAAAGAGTAGTGTTTGGATCCACGGCAGGAGTTCCGACGTAGCGTAGAATGGCAGAGTTAATACCTCCATCGAATCCTATCGCAGCTGCAAGGTTTGGGTTGGCACGGATCCAGTAACTTCCCCTAGGTTGATTAGCATTCAACACAAAGGAGTACCTTTGACCCGCAAAGATCTGAAGAGAATCAACTACGAGAGGCTGGACGTTCACACCATCTACTTCGATGACGGTCTGTTCAAAAATTAGTGAAGATTTCAGAGAGAGATAAATTACTCTACGTTACGCACCATGGTATGACCGTCAATGCTAAAGGTAAAGTTGGGATCACACGACATCGAGACTAAACGGAAGCGGTAGCGCTTTTTTGGCACGACTGTAATAACCGCCAGTGGGGAGGCAGGCCCGCCGGCAAAGCGACCAAGACCGTTGATCAAGACTGAATCTGCCTTAGGGATGAGTCCAGCTGAAGGCGATGGCGTATGGTACCTGTCAAACACAGATAAACATGGTCAATCAAACTCCTTCAATTCTGAAAATGTCTGATCGAACCAATCTGAAAGAGTAATTATAGTCGACTCTAAAAGCGTTTGGATCAGATGAAAGTGGATAATAGATCATACCATGTGGTCGGTGGCTTACCGTCGTCAATATCGTATCTAAAGCTGGAATTAGCGCCACTGTCGATTTTCAATCAACGTCAAGCTTACCTGGATTTATGCGGATCATGTGGGTCATATACAACCATTGGACCTCTCAGGCCGTCGCAGTACTGGGCGGCTAGCAAACGTAATTGGTTTCAATAAGTTGAACAGAATGAAGACAGGTGTTGAATTAAGCCACCGTAATGAGAGTGATACCAGTAGGTCCCCGCCTGATCCGGAGCCCTAAACTGATACAAGAACGAATGTCCAGAAGAGATAGGACATTGGTTTACTCCAACTGGGCCATCTGCCCAGCTGCTGCCTTGTTGAAAAAATCCATGCCAATGCTAACAATGGTAATCATTTCAAGTAATGAGAGCGAAAGATTGTAATGCAACTTACGATACTTGTACCCGTCAACATAGTCGTATCGGTTAATTGATCAACAACATTGATGTTAAAAGGATCTCCCTAACAGAAAAGATTGTATCGGTGGTCAGCAGAATCATACGACATTGAGCATTACAGAACTACCTTTTGGGCAGTAATAGCTGGCCCCGGGAACTGGAGTTTGTTAGAAGAAGCACCTGCAAGGACAGCACTAAAAGTAAAAGCCTATTTAGCAAGAAAATCAAACTTTCAACAGTGAAAGCGTACGAGCGACTGAAACCGTCAGGTGAGATGACCTTGTTCCCGATAACTAAATTCGTCGAGGGTCCAAGGGCAGCAAGTGCACCAGATATAGATAATAGCAAGATAAACCTAGAAGCTGAAGACATAATAATAAGCAAGttttgcaaagaaaaacTTCCAATGAGCGAAGTCGTGAAGAAATCTTCGCCTTGAAGCACACTTTTATATCGCGTCATGCGTAATAGGTGTACATTTATAGCaaaccaaaacccaaaatGACAGATTGATAAAGAACAACATCAAAGGCTCACGTCTGAGATGATTAATACCATGTCCAAGCAGCAGTGGATCGATTAATAGGGTTGAGTGGGTAGATCGTATCGAAAAATAGCATCCCATTACTCACACACAACATTTTAGACAAGTCTGCCTTGAAAAGAAGCAGACGATAGGATGTAGCAAATATGCTGATGGACACAGGGGAAGCAAAACAGGTTCTCGCATTGAGTTTGTTCTTGTACTGGCCGGTTAACGggtctccctctccctcccgaTTACCATGGCCCATGCTTCGCATCTTCTTCCGTGGAACTTGAGAAGTATCCACACCTCTAATGAACAGCTTTTCCAAGCGCTCCAAGGGCGGCCATTTCAACTCAAGAAGTCTCGAACGAGACACGATTTCCCTGTAAACATGTACGCACAACTACATAAGTGATTACAGCGGACGGAACAAATAAGCACTGAACTTACACAAAACAGGTACACCAAGATAACCCCTGGACTGGATTGACGTAAAAGACGTCGTCCGGGACCGATGGTCGCATCATTTGCATTTTAAAGAACACCATCTCCGTTTGTCCTTTGGCGCGCTTGATCTAACATTGAAAACTCCCACAAAGTGATTGATATAGATGGTTTTTGCGCATTGGAAGTAGGGTGTATATGGTGCAGAAGGGTCTGTTTCTGGGATCACGGGGCCCCATGCCGAATGCTTACGTTCGCATTGCCATCTCTCCCCCAGAAGATTGCACACATGTGGCGTAGAGGCCGACTTCTAGCCTTGATATTGAAAGCTGAGATACCTGGATATACATGCGACTCAGGGCTCGCCACTCGGCTTTATACGCTCCCGAGATGAGTCCAGGACGAACCTAGGTCAATGTACCCAATTCCAACAAAGCTCCATTTGCATCGCAGCGATATCGTTGAGTGATGAGTGATCGCGGAAATCTGCTTATTGATTGAGTGTCCCATGGTCTTCCGCTTCTTCCAATACGTATTTCGTACCACAATGCAAGTGTGTAAGACGCTGCAGCACTGCAGGAGCTATTCAGGATTCAGGATATCGGAAACTAACATACCATAGCCGTAGCTTTCTGGTTTTGTCGTTATGCGACATGCCTACATAATATCTTTTAAGATGCACCGTGGTTGTGGTCATTGCGCGTCGGGTGGAAAGATCCGGGACATAAGAACAAAATGAATGGAGTCGTGTGGGCGGCCTCGCACAGCTCAAAGATAGAAGGATTCTCTACAATGATTAAACTGTTTTTGTCATACATTACATAGAAGGACGTATGTTGACGATCTCGCACCTTGAGGACATCGGAAGAAGGAGATTTCAGCCGTATACGCGTAAACCCCGCAGCTGATATGTATAAGGTACACCTGGGTCCAACGGTTCGCCATCAAGTGCACGAAAGAAGGACAAATGTCCAAAATACTGTCTTCGTTGTCCAGGCCATCACATTCGATGACTCGTCGATGGAGTGTTTCAGTTGTATTGAAGATGCTGTGCTGTCCAGGTTCTCCTTGTCATATATGAAACTTTGGTTGTCCGTCCGTATCGATTGTTTTGACGGAAAGCCGTATACGACGAAGGATGCTAGGTCGAGAACGTAGTTACTCGCGCACATTGAATAGGAGTACAATGGTGGAAATGATTGAGATTGGAAGACGCTAAGCGCTACTTGAGTGTAAATGTCGATGAAATCTGGGTTGGAAGGCTATATGCTTCATTCAATAGTCAAATAAAGATATGGCAATGGTGTGATTGTGCGCGTTGGTACATCCACAAAACGACCCAAAATCCTCAGCCATTCTGTTGTTTAAAGAGGAGATCAAGCGGAGTTTCTGGCGGTTCGATTCAGAAGGTTTCTCCCACTTTCTTATCCCAATCATTCAAACTAAATGTTCCTCTCTACTCAAAACACCTGAAATGCATACGCTTGAACTGTCGATGGCGTATTGACTGAAATACCTGTTGAGGCCATGTGTTCACAATGACAGCAAGGTGTCAATCACTGACAATACGCgcaaagttcaaacacaCTAATGTTACCAGTCTCGACTAAGGCTGGATCGCATTTCCCCTGAATCTATATGACTCAGAAGCAGTTCCATAACCTCATACATTGAGGTGTAGGCGTTCCACCAAAGCTACAGTAATCCATTCATACCATCCCGTAAACCAAGTTCAATGAAACCCCCCAACCTCCTTGATCTACAACCCCGTAGCTGCGCCCAtgtgtgttttttgggtGTCTGCAGCACCGGGTATCAAAGACATGGCCTCGACCAGTTACGTTCTTTCATGCGGCATCGGCGGTGCCACCCGAGACGATTTTCTGGGTGTTTACACCACCCGGCCGGGGAGATTATACCGATGAAAGAAGGTTCTGTGAATGGTATGTACCTTGAATCATTCTGCAAATATTCCAAAATGATTTCAAGGTATACCGTGGACCTTGTTTGTCGAATATACATCACAATTACGCAGCTTTCGGTGCCAGCCTGCGAGAGTCCACAAAGGCCAACGGAAGTTAATTCAAcgttttctgtttctttttagTTCACGAATGGCATCTATAGCGTTGCCACGGTAGCATCTCGCCGCAATCCTGATTAATGAAAAGCAATTGCCATCGGTCTCAGCGATCCAATGATGCATCACCGAGAAATTCTCAACAGTGATGTTCTTCGTCATACTAGTATGTAACAGCACAACTCGGGTCTGGAAGACGGCCCAATGGGCGACCTTGCTCTTGATTCACTCATACTTGGATTTTCTAGACCAAAAACACGGCGACACCTCGCTTTTACATCAGCATTTCGGGACTATTCGCCTCGCCTAGAAGTTGTTCGCAACAGGTTGCCCCGCACCGGGACTCAAGCCGATTGTTGATCAACATCTTCAAAGTTCGACAAGTCAACCCCCCATCGATGATGTTTCTGCCGGACAACAATAGACATCACTATGTACGTGCCCTGATATCTCGCTATGTACCTGTTAGCTCGATTAAAAGGTACTGATAAGTTGCCCGACTCGAGGTGTAACATTGACTCTATCGAATCTCACCATTGGGAAGCATGTCCTTGTATATTTCACAAGTTCTTGTCCTATCGTTGGCTTTGGCAAGAATTTCTCTTGTGAGGTGTACATATTTTTTCGGTGATTCTTATCAGGATTAAAAATACCCGTCTTCACCAAATTATGATGCGTGGACAACTATCCCACGCAATGGCAATGCTGCGAAGCATCTGAGCTCTCTCTTCAAGAGCCGTCATTCTTTCAGGTTATCCAGACCTCCAGCTTTTTCTTACTCTTTTCTGTTTAAACCTGGCTAGCCAGGGCATGATATAGAATCTGTCTAGAACAGTTTTTATTCCCCAGATGAACTTTCCAAGGCCGGCGCCAGGAGGACCGAGAGAGCGACTCACTCCTTTGCTTTCTCTAAACACACAACCCCAAAATCAAGATAGACCACTCGACTTGCAGCACCACCTTCCGCTTTCACGCTCAGGATATAATTCGCACTCCAACTCGAACAATGCAACACACTCTCCGTCAAGCACATCTTTGTTCAGCAATGCCCCGTCAATCTTTTTGAAAACCCCAAAACCACCCAAAGGGAAAAGAGTAGACGCGCCCCACGTTACAGTTGACGTTGGAAGAAGGGTTTCAGGGAACAATGGGGATGGGGACCAGTCGACTATCCGCCCAGAGGTCACGTATTCTCCACAAGAAGGGCCTCGGCGACCTGCGGAAATCCCGATGGGCAACATGATTGGTGTCGTCCCACCTGTCTACCCATCCGCGCCGCGAGAGGATCCGATTCAGACTCTTCGGCAGGCAGTCAGCAACATCTCAATAGGGTACAGCGCCAATTCGAATCAAAGCGGCTCAATGACACATTCTCCAGAGGGATCGTCCAAATCATCGCCTGGATCGTCTGCGACCGGGGGTCACGGCTACCACGGTCTGCCGGAGCCTGGGAAGCCTAAGGAATTCAACGATGAGGTTTTTGAGGTGATCTCGAGGCTGGGAGAAGGTGCAGGCGGGGCGGTACATCATGTACGGGACACTCGTGATGGCTCAATATACGCGAGGAAGACGATCACTACTCGGGAAGTCTCTACGCGGCAGGTTGTGCGGGAGCTGAAAATAATCGCGACAACCTCGCATGTCAACATTGTTCAATGTTTCGGCGCCTACATGAGTCCGTCTAGCTCCGAGGTCAAGATAATTATGGAGTATTGTGATGGCCAAAGTTTGGAGGCTATAGGCAAGAAGTTGAAGGAGCGGAGCGCTATCATTGGAGAGAAGATTGCCGGAAGGATAGCTGAAGGGGTGAGTCGCCTTTTGCATTTTAAACGTTCTTCGCCATTTCTAGACTAGCTTACGATCGTGCCACGTTTACGCATTGGTCGTATATGACTGTTAGATTCTTCAAGGCCTCACTTACTTGCACTCGAGACGAACAATTCATCGAGACATCAAACCATCTAATATTCTTTTATCTCGGGAGGGGATTGTTAAACTATGTGACTTTGGTGTCTCTGGCGAACTCACGAACGAATCTTTTCTGGGGACCTTCACTGGAACATTGGTATACATGGCGGTAAGTGTAATTTATCAACCAAAAAGCTTAATTGCCAATATATGCATTGTGTAGCCTGAACGAGTGTCTGGTGGTGAATATACTATTCGAGCCGATGTCTGGTCCGCAGGGATATCCCTGCTTGAGCTTGTACAAAATCGCTTTCCGTTCCCTGCTGAACTCTCAACTATCGAGTTAATCTTGACGATTACTAATAGCGAGGTATGGagctcttctttcttctttctcataCATGGTTCTGCTTGTTAACATGTATCTGGAATCGCCAATGTAGCCTCCAAGCCTGGAAGATGATCCTGAAGCGGATATTACATGGAGCGACGAAATGAAAGATTTCATTCGTCAAACGTGAGGCGACTTCATACTACTTATAAACTTTCTTTGATGTTTTAACTGCTTATTCGTAGATTAATCCGCGAACCACGTTCACGTCCTACCCCTCGCGAAATGCTGGATCATCCTTGGATAAGAATTGTCATGAATCAGGAGGACCATATGGCCAAATGGATTCGTCAAGTTTGGGGCTGGCCCAAGCCAAGCAAACGTCCTCGTAAAGGCTCCAGCAGATACGAGAATAATGGAGAGGATGATGGCGGGAACATGTCAAAACACTCGACTGGGAGCTCCGTCAGCCCCGCGGATTGATAAACACCTTGTGAAGCCTAGATCGCTACCCCAATTCCGCGATGCTCATGCTACGCCCATAGCCGCTCAGCTTCGTATGCACTGTCCCAGGGTGACGTGGCTTACGAACCTACGACTGGATCCTTTGACGCTCGGTTGCCACTGATCAAGGTTTCTTTGCATCCAAGTTCTTCTATTTACATACGGGCAATCAATCAACCTTGCCCATTAATCATCACCTCTATCTTACGACTTACACTGGGTTAATTGAAGCTCTTCCAGAGCGCCAAACAGAATAGTATTGGTCGCATCATCCAGCGCCATCATTCAGTTTGTATAATCATTGCTTTCGAATGTTGCCACATTTAAAAAAGGTCTTTTTGCTGCTCACATCTATGTATAACATATGACAATTTAATCAGATTGCAACAGGCTTGCCATCTGTCCTTGCATTTCCTACTTGCACTGCATAGTAACGGCTCGTCCCTTTCTCTAGATTTCGAGTCATGTACACTTTTCGCAACTGAGATGCTGAGTCGACAACAGGCCTATCAGCTGCCACGCTTCATCTTATATCCATGCAGTAAAGCTGAATACGGTTACTACACACATGCCTATTCTTCGAAGCAGCTTTTCGGGATGTCCAACGGAATCCATTCTTCACTTTATGCGCCCATTGGTTGAGCAATGATTTTGCGACGAAGTCTAGAAATTTAGACGAAAAATGGAAATATTCGGATAAATTGGGACCGATCAATTGCAAAATTCGGATTCAAACACCTAATAAATTGGAATAAATTCGCTGGGATTAGTTTGTCCAGGCAAATTGACGCCTTGACCTTGCCCAATAACATTCATCTTCCAAGCAGCATTTGACTTTTCTTCCATTGTCGAAATGACTTCGAAGCCTATTTCTCGAGATGACCTTCTGGTGCTCCTTTCCTCCATGGGCGTTGTTCTTCCCAAAGATAACAAATTACCTGAAGAAGAGCTCAACAAGCGGCTTAAAGAAGCCCTAGACACATCGCAGGAGTATTCGGAT from Psilocybe cubensis strain MGC-MH-2018 chromosome 7, whole genome shotgun sequence encodes:
- a CDS encoding MAP kinase kinase skh1/pek1 gives rise to the protein MNFPRPAPGGPRERLTPLLSLNTQPQNQDRPLDLQHHLPLSRSGYNSHSNSNNATHSPSSTSLFSNAPSIFLKTPKPPKGKRVDAPHVTVDVGRRVSGNNGDGDQSTIRPEVTYSPQEGPRRPAEIPMGNMIGVVPPVYPSAPREDPIQTLRQAVSNISIGYSANSNQSGSMTHSPEGSSKSSPGSSATGGHGYHGLPEPGKPKEFNDEVFEVISRLGEGAGGAVHHVRDTRDGSIYARKTITTREVSTRQVVRELKIIATTSHVNIVQCFGAYMSPSSSEVKIIMEYCDGQSLEAIGKKLKERSAIIGEKIAGRIAEGILQGLTYLHSRRTIHRDIKPSNILLSREGIVKLCDFGVSGELTNESFLGTFTGTLVYMAPERVSGGEYTIRADVWSAGISLLELVQNRFPFPAELSTIELILTITNSEPPSLEDDPEADITWSDEMKDFIRQTLIREPRSRPTPREMLDHPWIRIVMNQEDHMAKWIRQVWGWPKPSKRPRKGSSRYENNGEDDGGNMSKHSTGSSVSPAD
- a CDS encoding Laccase-2, with product MKQLRAIFIDAATGAFSSVLGPSSDLYIGNKKISPDGYWRSAALAGACEDPERAPGDSEPCKKVSLEFPGPLIKGKKGDSFDINVINQLNDDRMLRNTSIHWHGFFQRNSSWADGPVGVTQCPIPPDYSFRYQFKVPDQAGTFWYHSHHSTQYCDGLRGPMVIYDPEDPHEHLYDVDDDSTIITLADWYHVYAKDVPRGIPPAPGSNLINGLGRQENGTETPLAVINVKQGKRYRFRLISMSCDPFYDFSIGGHNMTIIEADGENVKPVTVQALRIFAGQRYSFVLHANQIKDNYWIHSIPSAGYAGTTNFANSAILRYVGAPETYPRTKNVVPVLPLLDEMQLHPLHNIPAPGIPIPGHADVNLPLFVSLDTVAEEWLINNITYETPSLPTLLQLTSKAYRPQQILKPGGYIELPPNKVIELVLTGEAIGSPHPFHLHGHTFHVVRSAGSDVYNFRNPVIRDVVSMGTGSPNDKVTIRFVTDNAGPWFLHCHIDWHLEMGLSLVFAEDIKGIEQSFVPPTLDKMCKLDKYLGSHRHY
- a CDS encoding fatty-acyl coenzyme A oxidase; the encoded protein is MQMMRPSVPDDVFYVNPVQGEIVSRSRLLELKWPPLERLEKLFIRGVDTSQVPRKKMRSMGHGNREGEGDPLTGQFILLLSISGALAALGPSTNLVIGNKVISPDGFSRSAVLAGASSNKLQFPGPAITAQKGDPFNINVVDQLTDTTMLTGTSIHWHGFFQQGSSWADGPVGVNQCPISSGHSFLYQFRAPDQAGTYWYHSHYAAQYCDGLRGPMVVYDPHDPHKSRYDIDDESTIITLSDWYHTPSPSAGLIPKADSVLINGLGRFAGGPASPLAVITVVPKKRYRFRLVSMSCDPNFTFSIDGHTMTVIEVDGVNVQPLVVDSLQIFAGQRYSFVLNANQPRGSYWIRANPNLAAAIGFDGGINSAILRYVGTPAVDPNTTLSTNNPLLETNLHPLSNGGVPGVAQRGAADVNINLNIQFNGTAFNVNNATFKPPSLPVLLQILSKKYTPQELLPEGDVYVLPPNKVIEVSLPGGAAGSPHNFHVIRSAGSTVDNYVNPVIRDVVSLGSAGDNVTIRFVTDNAGPWIFHCHIDWHLQLGLAIVFAENIPGIASSRHPPSFDQLCPIFDEQPPQVFN